From Harpia harpyja isolate bHarHar1 chromosome 19, bHarHar1 primary haplotype, whole genome shotgun sequence, one genomic window encodes:
- the MYBPH gene encoding myosin-binding protein H has translation MTGKTAPPATEPAPATPKKEPVPTPKEEPAPAPAAEEPPAPEHPPATEQPTAPTDKPAPVPMAEVTPAPEEGPPAPPAEPQAPAPEPKPEKPKAEPPSSPLSLAVEEVSENSVTLTWKAPEQTGHSGLDGYVVEICKDGSTDWTAANKEPFLSTRYTIQDLSSGDKIHVRVKALSTSGASVPATLEQPVLIREILQLPRIRMPRHLRQTYVRHVGDAVNMMIPFQGKPHPEVIWTKGNQPLDTSRINIRNTQKDTIFYIREAQRSDSGKYELTVRINGAEDKAILDIRVIEPPGPPQNLKLVDVWGFNVALEWTPPVDNGNSEIKGYVVQKSDKKSGKWFTVLERCTRTSCTISDLIIGNTYSFRVFAENACGLSQKAAVTSGVAHIKKTKTAYQPEKIPQRDMMEPPKFTQPLTDRTTTRGYSTHLFCCVRGFPQPKIIWMKNQMEIREDPKYIAMIEQGVCSLEIRKPSPFDGGIYTCKAVNPLGEASVDCKLDVKVPQ, from the exons ATGACTGGCAAAACTGCACCTCCAGCCACAGAGCCAGCTCCGGCAACTCCGAAGAAAGAGCCAGTGCCAACCCCAAAGGAAGAACCAgcaccagccccagctgctgaAGAGCCCCCGGCCCCTGAGCATCCCCCTGCCACAGAGCAGCCCACAGCCCCCACAGACAAGCCTGCTCCTGTCCCCATGGCAGAAGTGACTCCAGCCCCTGAAGAAGGTCCCCCGGCTCCTCCAGCTGAACCCCAAGCCCCAGCCCCTGAACCTAAGCCTGAGAAACCAAAGGCAG AGCCGCCCAGCTCCCCCTTGTCCTTGGCTGTGGAAGAAGTGAGTGAAAACTCAGTTACGCTGACCTGGAAAGCTCCGGAGCAGACAGGCCATTCGGGCCTGGATGGATACGTGGTGGAGATCTGCAAAGATGGAA GTACAGACTGGACAGCTGCGAACAAGGAGCCTTTTCTTTCCACCCGGTACACAATCCAGGACCTCAGCTCCGGTGACAAGATCCACGTACGGGTGAAGGCTCTCAGCACCAGCGGTGCCAGTGTCCCGGCTACTTTGGAGCAACCAGTCCTCATCAGAGAGATCCTCC AGCTCCCGAGGATCCGCATGCCCCGTCATCTGCGGCAGACTTATGTCAGGCATGTTGGGGATGCCGTGAACATGATGATCCCTTTCCAG GGAAAGCCACACCCTGAGGTGATCTGGACCAAGGGGAACCAGCCCCTGGACACCAGCCGGATCAACATCCGCAACACGCAGAAAGACACCATCTTCTACATCCGTGAGGCGCAGCGCAGCGATTCGGGCAAGTACGAGCTCACCGTGCGGATAAATGGGGCGGAGGACAAGGCTATTCTGGACATCCGAGTGATTG AGCCACCGGGCCCCCCCCAGAACCTGAAGCTGGTGGATGTGTGGGGCTTTAATGTGGCCCTGGAGTGGACCCCGCCAGTGGACAATGGGAACTCTGAGATCAAGGGCTATGTGGTACAGAAGTCAGACAAGAAGAGTGGG aaaTGGTTCACGGTGCTGGAGCGCTGCACCCGCACCAGCTGCACCATCTCTGACCTCATCATTGGCAATACCTACTCCTTCCGGGTGTTTGCGGAAAACGCCTGTGGGCTGAGCCAGAAAGCAGCCGTCACCTCTGGAGTGGCCCACATCAAGAAGACAA aaaCTGCTTACCAGCCAGAGAAGATCCCCCAACGGGACATGATGGAGCCTCCAAAGTTCACCCAGCCCCTGACAGACCGAACCACCACCCGGGGCTACAGCACACATCTCTTCTGCTGCGTCCGGGGCTTCCCCCAG cccAAAATTATCTGGATGAAAAATCAGATGGAGATACGGGAAGACCCCAAATATATAGCGATGATCGAACAGGGTGTCTGCTCCCTGGAAATCCGCAAGCCCAGCCCTTTCGATGGGGGCATCTACACCTGCAAAGCTGTGAACCCTTTGGGAGAAGCCTCAGTAGACTGCAAACTTGATGTGAAAG TGCCCCAGTGA